The following are from one region of the Pleurodeles waltl isolate 20211129_DDA chromosome 4_1, aPleWal1.hap1.20221129, whole genome shotgun sequence genome:
- the LOC138287229 gene encoding zinc finger protein 436-like yields the protein MLARQETQSWEVDKHIPNPETPTKKEESYMCSESFSLSSPLKEHQRTHTGETLFYCTECVQSFSQYALLKEHQQIHMGEKPFRCSECVKRFSQSSDLQRHHQTHTGEKPFKCSECGKSFSLLSHLRIHQRTHTGEKPYHCNECVKSFSQLSHLRIHQRTHTGEKPYHCSECVKSFSHLLTLQQHQRTHTGVKPYQCSECGSSFSDASTLRNHQRIHTGEKPFKCSECVKSFTRFSTLQTHQRTHTITDQTEK from the coding sequence ATGTTGGCCCGTCAGGAAACACAGTCGTGGGAAGTGGACAAACATATACCCAACCCAGAGacaccaaccaagaaagaagaatcatacatgtgcagtgagagcTTTAGTTTGTCATCACCACTAAAAgagcatcagcgaacacacacaggagaaacactgtTCTATTGCACTGAATGTGTGCAAAGCTTTAGTCAATATGCACTCCTAAAAGAGCATCAGCAAATTCACATGGGGGAAAAGCCATTCAGATGCAGTGAATGTGTAAAGAGATTTAGTCAATCATCAGACCTCCAAAGACATCATCAaacacacactggagaaaaaccattcaagtgcagtgaatgtgggaagagctttagTCTGTTATCACACCTACgaatacatcagcgaacacacactggggaaaaaccataccattgcaatgagtgtgtgaagagcttcagtcaGTTATCACACCTACgaatacatcagcgaacacacactggggaaaaaccataccattgtagtgaatgtgtgaagagctttagtcacttaTTAACCCTGCAacaacatcagcgaacacacaccggGGTAAAGCCATACCAATGCAGTGAGTGTGGAAGTAGCTTTAGTGACGCATCAACATTAAGGAAtcatcagcgaatacacacaggagaaaagccattcaagtgcagtgaatgcgtGAAGAGCTTTACTCGATTCTCAACACTACAaacacatcagcgaacacacaccatCACTGACCAAACAGAGAAATAA